From one Verrucomicrobiales bacterium genomic stretch:
- a CDS encoding translation initiation factor IF-3 — protein sequence MNGKIRAREVRVIGQDGSQVGVLTLPEALTMARQQGVDLVEIAATATPPVCRLVDFGKFRYEQAKREKESKKHQHSNKVKEIQLSPSIDPHDFGVKLAHAIDFLCDEMKVKVTLRFRGREMAHKEYGFQQVQRLIAEVAPYGHPDQPPKLIGKGITAMLSPLPRTKRAKNPRQEEEVADPAADSSSKQIDRAPAHSSPSKPSAPAQPSSPRVGTDSQPDFNQPFSNLEVPPAEEQNESTG from the coding sequence GTGAACGGCAAGATCCGTGCCCGCGAGGTCCGTGTCATCGGTCAGGACGGCAGCCAAGTCGGCGTGCTGACTCTGCCGGAGGCGCTGACCATGGCTCGTCAGCAAGGGGTTGATCTCGTCGAGATTGCCGCCACAGCGACCCCGCCGGTCTGCCGGTTGGTCGATTTCGGAAAATTCCGCTACGAGCAAGCCAAGCGGGAGAAGGAATCGAAGAAGCACCAGCACAGTAACAAGGTTAAGGAGATTCAGCTGAGTCCATCGATTGACCCGCATGATTTCGGCGTGAAGCTGGCGCATGCTATCGACTTCCTTTGCGATGAGATGAAGGTCAAGGTCACGTTGCGCTTTCGGGGCCGGGAGATGGCCCACAAGGAATATGGTTTCCAGCAAGTTCAGCGGCTAATCGCGGAGGTGGCCCCCTACGGCCACCCGGATCAGCCTCCGAAGCTTATTGGCAAAGGGATTACGGCGATGCTCAGTCCTCTGCCCCGCACGAAGCGAGCTAAGAATCCCCGGCAAGAAGAGGAGGTTGCGGATCCAGCTGCTGATAGCTCCAGCAAACAGATCGACCGAGCGCCTGCTCATTCCAGTCCCTCAAAACCGTCGGCTCCCGCCCAGCCTTCCTCACCTCGGGTGGGCACAGACTCGCAGCCGGACTTCAATCAGCCTTTTTCGAACCTAGAGGTTCCCCCGGCCGAGGAACAGAACGAGTCTACTGGTTAA
- a CDS encoding amidohydrolase family protein — protein sequence MSVLILNVRRFEGGGQLGRQFFRHWLVAGCAAAALLASVASAPGESLLLKGATVHPVSSPTLSPGQVWIKDGKIAAVGQVVQADGAQVIELGGTHLYPGLVAATTSLGLTEINAVRATRDSAEVGGFTPDVRSWLAVNPDSELLPVARANGITHFVPVPEGGVVSGHSGLMVLDGWTMEDMTLRKPLALHLHWPSMDLDLTPKSRFKDASKWKSPEELVKARRLELAAIEDFFRQASVYARSREASADFPVNPPWEAMRPALQRHIPVIVHALDLREIKAAVSWAATNRLRIVIAGGRDAAPVASLLASNQVPVIFENIFNRQIRDMDSYDTQYRAPALLQQAGVLLAISVGLGDSNETEVRNLAHHAAQAVAFGLPADEAIKAITLNPAKILGVADRIGSIEVGKDATLIAMTGDLLDIRSNVRQMWIAGRSMNLESRHTRLYDKYRARPIAK from the coding sequence ATGAGTGTTCTCATTCTCAACGTTCGTCGTTTCGAAGGTGGCGGCCAACTCGGGCGGCAGTTTTTCCGCCATTGGCTCGTGGCCGGGTGCGCCGCCGCGGCACTCTTGGCAAGTGTTGCTTCCGCGCCCGGAGAATCTCTTTTGCTGAAGGGGGCGACGGTCCATCCTGTTTCCAGCCCGACCCTCAGCCCCGGTCAGGTATGGATCAAGGATGGGAAGATCGCCGCCGTGGGCCAGGTGGTTCAGGCCGACGGCGCGCAGGTGATTGAGCTGGGCGGCACTCACCTTTACCCCGGTCTGGTGGCAGCCACGACTTCGCTGGGATTAACGGAGATCAATGCCGTTCGGGCCACTCGGGACAGTGCGGAAGTGGGAGGATTTACCCCCGATGTTCGTTCCTGGCTGGCGGTAAACCCCGATTCTGAATTGCTCCCGGTCGCTCGTGCCAACGGGATCACGCATTTTGTTCCTGTCCCGGAGGGAGGCGTGGTTTCGGGGCATTCGGGATTGATGGTGTTGGATGGCTGGACCATGGAGGACATGACGCTTCGCAAGCCGCTGGCCTTGCATCTCCACTGGCCGTCGATGGATCTCGATTTGACTCCCAAAAGCCGCTTCAAGGACGCCTCCAAGTGGAAGTCCCCGGAGGAACTCGTCAAGGCCCGTCGGCTGGAGTTGGCCGCCATCGAGGACTTTTTCCGTCAGGCCTCCGTTTATGCCCGATCGCGAGAAGCATCAGCGGACTTTCCGGTGAACCCGCCATGGGAGGCGATGCGGCCCGCCCTGCAACGCCACATCCCCGTGATCGTCCACGCGCTTGACCTCCGGGAGATTAAGGCGGCCGTGAGCTGGGCGGCGACGAATCGGCTTAGAATCGTGATCGCCGGCGGTCGCGATGCCGCGCCGGTCGCCTCCCTCCTGGCCTCCAATCAGGTCCCGGTCATCTTTGAGAACATCTTCAACCGTCAAATTCGGGATATGGATTCGTATGACACTCAGTACCGCGCTCCCGCTCTCCTCCAACAGGCGGGTGTCCTGCTCGCCATCAGCGTGGGATTGGGGGACAGCAATGAGACCGAGGTTCGAAATCTCGCCCACCATGCCGCGCAGGCTGTCGCATTCGGCCTGCCCGCTGACGAGGCTATTAAAGCCATTACCTTGAATCCAGCCAAGATTCTGGGCGTCGCGGATCGGATCGGATCCATCGAAGTGGGGAAGGACGCGACCTTGATAGCCATGACGGGCGACTTGCTGGACATTCGGTCGAATGTGAGGCAGATGTGGATTGCGGGGCGCTCTATGAATCTTGAAAGCCGCCACACCCGACTCTATGACAAATATCGGGCCAGACCCATTGCCAAATAG
- a CDS encoding type II secretion system F family protein, which translates to MPSFVYVARETGSGREIKNTIDAATEQAAIALLLNKNLLVVSIQEKVGKKGKTAGGAVNLQDLVVFTRQLATMIDAGLAMVQSLQALAEQTSNKIMRDVIKDVTSRVEGGDSFSEALAKHPKVFNKLYVCMVGAGERGGLLAEILARLATYLENTARLRKKVKSAMMYPVGVTLVALAITVFLLVKVVPVFGEIYSGFGSKLPGPTQTLIDLSNWMQKWIYLIIPAVGVGVYGWMLWIKTAKGREFWDRYRIRLPIFGHIAHKICLARFTRTLASLVRSGVPILEVLGIVANTCGNVVMEKAIRTATVDIERGEGLAIAISKHPIFPSMLIRMMTAGEQTGKVEQMLERVSDFYDDEVETILSGLTSLIEPLLIVFLGCTVGGIAICMFLPIFKMSELVNAK; encoded by the coding sequence ATGCCATCATTTGTCTACGTAGCACGAGAGACCGGAAGCGGACGGGAGATCAAGAACACCATCGATGCGGCCACTGAGCAGGCAGCGATCGCGTTGCTCCTGAACAAGAACCTCCTGGTTGTTTCGATCCAGGAGAAGGTGGGCAAGAAGGGGAAGACGGCGGGAGGAGCAGTCAATCTCCAGGATTTAGTCGTGTTCACCCGCCAGCTGGCCACCATGATTGACGCCGGTTTGGCGATGGTACAGTCGCTTCAAGCGCTGGCCGAACAAACCTCGAACAAGATTATGCGGGACGTCATCAAGGACGTCACCAGCCGGGTCGAAGGTGGCGACAGTTTCTCGGAAGCGCTGGCCAAACATCCCAAAGTCTTTAACAAACTCTATGTGTGCATGGTGGGCGCCGGCGAGCGCGGCGGTCTGCTGGCCGAGATCTTGGCCCGTCTCGCCACCTACCTGGAAAACACCGCCCGACTGCGGAAGAAAGTGAAATCGGCGATGATGTATCCGGTGGGTGTCACGCTGGTCGCTTTGGCCATCACTGTCTTCCTGCTGGTGAAAGTCGTGCCGGTCTTCGGCGAAATTTACTCCGGCTTCGGTTCGAAGCTTCCGGGTCCGACACAAACACTGATCGACCTGAGCAACTGGATGCAAAAATGGATCTATCTGATCATCCCGGCCGTAGGCGTTGGGGTGTATGGCTGGATGTTGTGGATCAAAACCGCCAAGGGGCGCGAGTTCTGGGACCGCTACCGCATCCGCCTGCCGATCTTCGGTCACATCGCCCACAAGATCTGTCTAGCGCGGTTCACCCGCACATTGGCATCGTTGGTTCGCAGCGGTGTCCCCATCCTGGAAGTGCTGGGAATCGTTGCCAACACGTGCGGCAACGTCGTCATGGAGAAAGCGATCCGGACCGCAACCGTGGACATCGAGCGCGGTGAGGGACTCGCGATCGCGATCTCGAAGCATCCCATCTTTCCGTCCATGCTCATCCGCATGATGACCGCCGGTGAGCAAACAGGTAAAGTAGAGCAGATGCTCGAGCGAGTTTCGGACTTCTATGACGATGAAGTGGAGACGATTCTCAGCGGACTTACCTCCCTGATCGAACCCCTCTTGATCGTGTTCCTGGGCTGCACGGTCGGCGGTATCGCCATTTGTATGTTCTTGCCCATCTTCAAGATGTCGGAGCTGGTAAACGCAAAGTAA
- a CDS encoding CAAX prenyl protease-related protein gives MLPASLKTPAAVRALPFFVWVLLTSLQGQFGAASAYWLYAAKTLIGAWMIWSVRGLIAELRWTFNAISIGMGVLLFAIWVGLDGHYPPLGQLFSKTPAQPAAPWNPFQFFGEASALGWGIIGLRILGTSLVVPPIEEAFYRSLMYRSIAQPDFEKFPINQFSMKAFLITSIIFGLVHPNQWIAGILCGLAFQWLALRKGDLGEAMVAHGITNLLLGIYVVVKGAWQFW, from the coding sequence GTGCTCCCCGCAAGCCTGAAAACACCAGCCGCAGTCCGCGCCCTGCCCTTCTTTGTTTGGGTTCTCCTCACCTCCCTCCAAGGCCAATTCGGAGCAGCCTCGGCGTATTGGCTCTACGCCGCCAAGACCCTGATTGGAGCTTGGATGATCTGGTCCGTGCGCGGGCTCATCGCCGAGCTGCGGTGGACCTTCAACGCCATTTCCATCGGCATGGGCGTTCTACTTTTCGCGATCTGGGTGGGCCTCGACGGACACTATCCGCCCCTCGGCCAACTCTTCTCCAAGACCCCCGCCCAACCCGCAGCGCCTTGGAACCCCTTCCAATTCTTTGGCGAGGCCAGTGCCCTGGGTTGGGGCATCATCGGCCTTCGGATCCTGGGAACTTCACTGGTGGTCCCGCCGATCGAGGAAGCCTTTTACCGGTCGCTCATGTACCGCTCTATCGCACAGCCCGATTTTGAGAAGTTTCCCATCAACCAATTCTCCATGAAGGCTTTCCTCATCACGTCGATCATCTTCGGCCTGGTGCACCCCAATCAGTGGATCGCCGGAATCCTCTGTGGCTTGGCCTTTCAGTGGCTGGCCCTGCGAAAAGGGGACCTTGGTGAGGCCATGGTCGCGCACGGCATCACCAATCTGTTGCTCGGAATCTATGTGGTCGTCAAAGGGGCCTGGCAGTTCTGGTAA
- a CDS encoding HEAT repeat domain-containing protein produces MRALLWLLLQLGAFHTVAAELIPHPELGLRVARGFQVALYSDQHLADDIQAMTLDALGRVVVSGPGYIRTLVDTNLDGTADQFLPFGHTRSGAMGLCFDGPYLYSVGDDALWRWTDADWNGIADAAPVRLVNLRLGEHGAHGLRQAPDGSWLLMVGNDGEVHAGLVNDFRSPVRNPEGGTLLRFPNDFSTLGVIAHGFRNAYDFDFNQLGDLFTYDSDVEREFLLPWYVPTRLYQVQFAATHGWRLPGFQRSYAQSEHYPWVVPRLQSLGRGSPTGVAVYRHFQFPPIYQNGLFSLDWTFGRIMFTSLEPQGSSYQAESSLFLDPMGTAGFAPTDLVVAPDGALLVSVGGRKTRGGVYRFSYQDPDRQLMASNWVHQAATDVELVLRAPQPLEAWSRALWRPRASRLGPRPFDLAVLAEGLPDSQRVRAIEILTELHGGLMTITAQTATNSRSPAVRGRLAWSLGRIPCKDFAPILLTLARDANPWVRRSALEAIVEQLENMPPASVARAALANAEHSDKRLRLLAARLAQSLPLENWQAYYITLMRSGAQAQLSAALAVSMRFPTNTFSIPLLTTTLVALKTCRTPGEQLQALSFLSQAMGDWRILSPTLELYSAYEPQHPPLPGSTQERQILEAVRPMLKSPDPLLFAEAARILGMLRDPDPAVPTRLLDGIKPQTDPTEDLHRLIILSRLPAGSSSNLTQRSAAALVAVTQKVQGLEQRPKQTWSDRFKELVEQLIRRDAGLSESLLRYPGFVTSGSVPMIDAFDFPDRERAARLFFAAAKANPRFAWSPGLVRLLTLLPARETRALFSAQWEKVELRDSLLPALAREPDVQDREKFLEGLSSLTPEVIQASAEALTKLPPGSAPAALEPALRILDQAIRDPRQVALVAPTLKLINRLTSQSFKIPEVGSDGALLRRALQPLFDWCLANYPGAAAGLQRQKLTAAGWAELLRTVLWDRGDATLGEITFRARACANCHGVTAQLGPDLAGITKRMSPQDLFDHIKFPGREVAEPYRVTTIETKQGITHRGIVAFFSADGLLLRLADGSTLRLSESEILSRRTSLESIMPEGLIDGLSAPDLAHLYAYLKSLDP; encoded by the coding sequence ATGAGGGCTTTACTGTGGTTGCTTCTGCAGTTGGGGGCGTTCCACACCGTGGCTGCCGAGCTGATCCCGCATCCCGAGTTGGGCTTGCGGGTGGCGCGGGGATTTCAGGTCGCGCTTTATTCGGACCAGCACTTGGCGGATGACATCCAGGCGATGACGCTCGACGCCTTGGGGCGGGTGGTTGTCAGCGGACCGGGCTACATTCGTACCCTGGTCGATACGAATCTGGATGGCACCGCCGATCAGTTCCTCCCGTTTGGGCACACTCGAAGTGGCGCCATGGGTTTGTGCTTTGATGGTCCGTATCTGTACTCGGTAGGGGATGATGCTCTTTGGCGGTGGACGGATGCTGATTGGAACGGGATCGCGGATGCTGCTCCGGTGCGCCTGGTGAATCTCCGTTTGGGAGAACATGGCGCCCACGGGTTGCGTCAAGCTCCGGATGGATCCTGGCTGCTCATGGTGGGCAACGACGGGGAGGTTCACGCCGGGCTGGTGAATGACTTTCGTTCGCCTGTCAGAAATCCGGAGGGTGGCACGCTGCTGCGTTTTCCCAACGATTTTTCAACCCTGGGGGTGATCGCCCACGGCTTTCGCAACGCCTACGATTTCGACTTCAATCAGCTGGGCGATCTGTTCACCTACGACAGTGATGTGGAGCGGGAGTTCCTGTTGCCGTGGTATGTGCCTACTCGCTTGTACCAGGTGCAATTCGCCGCCACCCATGGATGGCGTTTGCCGGGCTTCCAGCGAAGCTATGCGCAATCGGAACATTACCCCTGGGTGGTGCCTCGGCTTCAATCCCTGGGGAGGGGATCGCCCACGGGGGTAGCCGTGTATCGGCATTTTCAGTTTCCTCCCATCTACCAGAACGGCTTGTTCTCGCTCGATTGGACGTTTGGCCGGATCATGTTTACTTCGCTGGAGCCCCAAGGATCGAGCTATCAGGCTGAGTCGTCGCTGTTTCTCGACCCGATGGGAACTGCGGGATTTGCCCCGACGGACCTGGTTGTGGCGCCGGATGGCGCGCTGCTGGTGTCGGTCGGAGGGCGCAAGACCCGCGGTGGCGTCTATCGCTTCAGCTATCAGGATCCGGATCGTCAGCTGATGGCCAGCAACTGGGTTCATCAAGCCGCGACCGACGTCGAGTTGGTGCTCCGCGCTCCTCAGCCCTTGGAGGCTTGGAGCCGGGCTCTCTGGCGTCCGCGCGCCTCCCGTCTAGGGCCACGGCCCTTTGATCTGGCAGTTTTGGCTGAGGGACTGCCCGATTCTCAGCGTGTTCGGGCCATCGAGATTCTTACCGAGCTTCATGGAGGGCTCATGACCATCACAGCTCAGACAGCCACGAATTCCCGCTCCCCGGCGGTACGAGGTCGTCTGGCCTGGTCGCTGGGGCGGATTCCCTGCAAGGACTTTGCTCCCATCCTGCTCACCTTGGCACGAGACGCCAACCCCTGGGTCCGTCGATCGGCGCTGGAGGCGATCGTGGAGCAACTCGAGAACATGCCGCCTGCCAGCGTGGCCCGCGCCGCCTTGGCGAATGCGGAGCATTCCGACAAACGCCTGAGGCTGCTGGCAGCCCGCCTCGCTCAATCCCTCCCGTTGGAAAACTGGCAGGCGTACTATATCACTCTGATGCGTTCGGGTGCGCAAGCTCAGCTCAGTGCTGCGTTGGCGGTGTCGATGCGATTCCCGACCAATACCTTCAGCATCCCTTTGCTCACGACCACCCTCGTCGCGCTGAAAACCTGCCGGACTCCGGGCGAGCAACTGCAGGCTTTGTCATTCCTGTCCCAGGCAATGGGAGACTGGCGGATTCTAAGTCCGACCCTGGAGTTGTATTCGGCCTACGAACCTCAGCACCCGCCGCTTCCGGGAAGCACGCAGGAACGACAAATTCTCGAGGCGGTGCGTCCGATGTTGAAGTCTCCGGATCCGCTGCTCTTCGCCGAGGCGGCCCGGATCTTGGGAATGCTCCGTGATCCTGATCCAGCTGTGCCAACGAGGTTGCTGGACGGCATCAAACCCCAAACCGATCCAACTGAAGATCTGCATCGCCTCATCATTCTCTCACGTCTTCCGGCGGGTTCGTCCAGCAACCTGACCCAGCGGTCGGCGGCTGCTTTGGTGGCCGTCACCCAGAAAGTTCAGGGATTGGAGCAGCGACCAAAGCAGACTTGGTCGGATCGGTTCAAGGAGTTGGTCGAGCAACTGATTCGCCGGGATGCCGGGCTGAGTGAATCCTTGTTGAGATATCCGGGCTTCGTTACCTCCGGGAGCGTCCCGATGATCGATGCCTTTGATTTTCCGGATCGGGAACGCGCCGCTCGATTGTTCTTCGCGGCGGCGAAGGCCAATCCCCGATTTGCCTGGTCTCCTGGCTTGGTTAGGCTTCTCACCTTGCTTCCAGCTCGGGAGACGCGCGCCTTGTTCAGCGCCCAGTGGGAGAAAGTGGAGCTCAGGGATAGTTTGCTGCCTGCTCTGGCCCGGGAGCCCGATGTGCAGGATCGGGAGAAGTTTCTGGAAGGCTTGTCGTCCCTGACTCCGGAGGTGATTCAAGCTTCGGCGGAAGCTCTGACGAAACTGCCTCCGGGATCGGCCCCTGCCGCGTTGGAACCAGCGCTGCGCATTCTCGATCAAGCCATCCGTGATCCGCGTCAGGTCGCCCTGGTGGCCCCAACGCTCAAGCTGATCAACCGTTTGACCTCCCAGTCGTTCAAGATTCCCGAAGTTGGTTCCGATGGTGCCTTGCTGCGTCGCGCATTGCAGCCGCTCTTCGATTGGTGCTTGGCCAACTACCCGGGGGCGGCGGCTGGCCTGCAGCGGCAGAAGCTGACTGCGGCCGGTTGGGCGGAGTTGTTGCGCACCGTGCTCTGGGATCGCGGCGATGCCACCTTGGGTGAAATCACTTTTCGGGCGCGAGCCTGCGCAAACTGTCATGGAGTCACCGCTCAGCTTGGTCCGGACCTAGCGGGCATCACCAAGCGAATGTCACCCCAGGATCTCTTCGATCACATCAAGTTTCCTGGCCGGGAAGTGGCGGAGCCCTATCGCGTCACCACCATCGAAACGAAGCAGGGGATCACACATCGGGGGATCGTTGCGTTTTTCTCGGCGGATGGCTTGCTGCTTCGGTTGGCTGACGGGAGCACTCTGCGCTTGAGCGAGTCTGAGATTCTGTCGCGTCGAACCAGCCTCGA
- a CDS encoding amidohydrolase family protein, producing MNSWLRTGFLTWAIALAGGELSLLAQLLPPGHRPLPVDAYALTNARVVLEPGRALDRGVIVVRRGRIEAVGENITIPPDAELRDLQGATVYAGLIESYLPQSAGSSALDTAQFDPVGSASSSLTSGRGIQFFGVPGAEADPGNPGVGYELAVITPERRVADRFAPDKKAFEELREQGFAVACLVPDKGLLRGQSALVALGEGNPNELLIRPDVFQHVALDPEAGKDNAYPRSLMGAIAAWRQAFFDAAAYAADRAASDEGSRRSELNPSLGALAPALAKKQPVIIEPGSVLMLDRAARTARELGLEFSLVASGQEWRRPDLFQGMEARLIVPLAFPVVPKLTSEDDWRQVSLDQLRAWDWAAENPAMLRQKGVSILLTTFGLGDRGEFRKNLRRALDRGLSENDALAALTTVPAQLCGVSDRLGTIATGKWANLTVVEGAGYFDPEARVREVWIDGRPYLSKKEPSPPPADKDKAKEKEGGDKPGPKPEKTRDLERQRVARAPLSDRGPLTEPAAVLIKGATVWTCGPAGVLENASLLVVNGKIQALGSDVTVPAGLEGAVIQIDGNGRHLTPGMVDAHSHSMILGSVNESTLPSTAMVRIGDVINSEAPTLYQQLAGGLTVANQLHGSANPIGGQNAVIKLRDGATPEGLKFQGAPEGIKFALGENVKQSNWGEKNVTRFPQTRMGVPTFYANRFTAARQYLEAWKKHRSQGARAPRRDLELEALGEILEGKRLIHCHSYRQDEILAFLRVMEEFGIQVATLQHVLEGYKVADEIARHGAGGSCFSDWWAYKFEVYDAIPHAGSLMHQRGVLVSFNSDSSDLARRMNIEAAKAVKYGGTSAEEALKFVTLNPARQLRIESRVGSLEVGKDGDFVLWSRSPLDSTTVCQQTWIEGRKYFDRDLDVQRTRALQAEWTALVDKAKKVSGGGDARPSSEAARAAFFRRALETAQTFSTLNCQDCLAPRH from the coding sequence ATGAACAGCTGGCTCCGAACTGGATTCCTCACCTGGGCGATCGCCCTGGCCGGAGGAGAACTTTCGCTCCTCGCGCAACTGCTCCCGCCGGGGCATCGTCCGCTCCCGGTCGATGCTTATGCACTGACCAATGCGAGGGTAGTCCTGGAACCGGGACGCGCGCTGGACCGCGGCGTGATTGTGGTTCGCCGGGGGCGGATCGAGGCGGTGGGAGAAAACATAACTATTCCGCCCGATGCCGAGCTCAGGGATCTCCAGGGAGCTACGGTCTACGCGGGACTCATCGAGTCTTACCTTCCGCAGTCGGCCGGAAGCTCCGCGCTGGATACTGCTCAGTTCGACCCCGTCGGCAGCGCTTCTAGCTCATTGACATCGGGACGCGGGATCCAGTTTTTCGGTGTTCCAGGGGCCGAGGCAGATCCGGGCAATCCAGGGGTCGGCTACGAGCTGGCGGTGATTACGCCGGAGCGGCGGGTTGCGGACCGGTTCGCCCCGGATAAAAAGGCTTTTGAGGAATTGCGCGAGCAAGGGTTTGCCGTGGCCTGCCTGGTTCCCGACAAGGGACTGCTGCGGGGGCAGAGTGCCTTGGTGGCACTCGGTGAAGGCAACCCGAATGAGTTGCTGATCCGTCCGGATGTGTTTCAGCATGTGGCCTTGGATCCTGAGGCCGGTAAAGACAACGCCTATCCACGATCCCTAATGGGGGCGATTGCCGCCTGGAGGCAGGCATTCTTTGACGCCGCGGCCTATGCGGCCGATAGGGCGGCCAGCGACGAGGGCTCACGTCGGAGCGAGCTCAATCCCTCGCTCGGTGCGCTGGCTCCCGCGCTCGCGAAGAAGCAACCTGTGATCATCGAGCCGGGCAGCGTGCTCATGCTGGACCGCGCCGCGCGCACCGCTCGCGAGCTGGGCTTGGAGTTTTCGCTGGTGGCCAGCGGGCAGGAGTGGCGTCGGCCCGACTTGTTTCAAGGCATGGAAGCGCGCCTCATCGTACCCCTGGCGTTTCCGGTCGTGCCCAAGCTCACCTCGGAAGATGACTGGCGCCAGGTTTCCCTCGACCAGCTTCGGGCTTGGGACTGGGCGGCCGAGAACCCGGCCATGTTGCGTCAGAAAGGCGTATCGATCCTCCTCACGACCTTCGGACTCGGAGATCGTGGCGAGTTTCGCAAGAACCTGCGTCGTGCGCTGGATCGGGGATTATCCGAGAATGATGCGTTGGCGGCTTTGACCACGGTTCCCGCTCAACTGTGCGGAGTGTCCGACCGTTTGGGCACCATCGCGACGGGTAAATGGGCCAACCTGACCGTGGTGGAGGGCGCCGGCTACTTCGACCCTGAGGCCCGCGTCCGCGAGGTCTGGATCGATGGTCGGCCTTATCTGTCCAAGAAAGAACCTTCCCCACCGCCGGCGGACAAGGACAAAGCCAAGGAGAAAGAAGGAGGCGACAAGCCCGGTCCCAAGCCTGAGAAAACCCGTGATCTGGAACGGCAACGCGTGGCTCGGGCTCCTCTGTCCGACCGAGGTCCGCTGACCGAGCCGGCCGCCGTTCTGATTAAGGGAGCGACGGTCTGGACCTGTGGGCCAGCGGGGGTTCTCGAGAACGCGTCGCTCCTGGTGGTGAACGGGAAGATTCAGGCCTTGGGCTCCGATGTGACCGTGCCGGCGGGGTTGGAGGGCGCTGTGATCCAGATTGATGGCAACGGGAGACATCTTACGCCTGGAATGGTCGATGCTCATAGCCACAGCATGATTCTCGGATCGGTGAACGAGTCTACCTTGCCTTCCACGGCGATGGTGCGGATCGGCGATGTCATCAACTCGGAAGCCCCCACCTTGTATCAACAGTTGGCGGGGGGATTGACCGTCGCAAACCAGCTGCATGGTTCGGCTAATCCGATCGGCGGTCAGAACGCGGTGATCAAGCTTCGCGACGGCGCCACCCCCGAGGGGCTAAAGTTCCAAGGTGCCCCGGAGGGTATCAAGTTCGCCCTGGGCGAAAACGTGAAGCAGTCCAACTGGGGGGAGAAGAACGTCACCCGCTTTCCTCAAACCCGCATGGGGGTGCCGACCTTTTATGCGAATCGATTCACCGCGGCTCGCCAGTATTTGGAGGCTTGGAAGAAACATCGTAGCCAGGGCGCGCGCGCGCCGCGGCGTGATCTCGAGTTGGAGGCCTTGGGAGAGATCTTGGAGGGCAAACGGCTGATTCACTGTCACTCGTACCGACAGGACGAAATTCTCGCCTTTCTCCGGGTGATGGAAGAGTTTGGCATCCAGGTGGCGACCCTTCAGCATGTGCTCGAGGGCTACAAAGTTGCCGACGAGATTGCGCGTCATGGCGCAGGCGGTTCGTGTTTCTCGGACTGGTGGGCGTATAAGTTCGAGGTGTACGACGCTATTCCGCATGCCGGGAGTCTGATGCACCAGCGCGGAGTGTTGGTCTCCTTCAACTCCGATTCTTCGGATCTTGCCCGGCGTATGAACATTGAGGCCGCCAAAGCGGTGAAATACGGTGGCACTTCTGCCGAGGAGGCACTGAAGTTCGTTACGTTGAACCCGGCCCGCCAACTGCGCATCGAATCGAGGGTCGGCTCGCTGGAAGTTGGCAAGGACGGTGATTTTGTGCTCTGGTCTCGTTCGCCGCTCGACTCGACCACGGTCTGCCAGCAGACCTGGATTGAGGGGCGCAAATACTTTGACCGCGATTTGGATGTGCAACGCACTCGGGCATTGCAAGCCGAATGGACTGCGCTGGTGGACAAGGCCAAGAAGGTGTCGGGTGGCGGCGACGCTCGTCCTTCGTCCGAAGCGGCCCGCGCTGCTTTCTTTCGCCGGGCGTTGGAAACCGCCCAAACTTTTTCGACCCTCAACTGCCAGGACTGCCTGGCGCCGCGTCACTGA